A segment of the Candidatus Nitrososphaera gargensis Ga9.2 genome:
GATCGTAGTTGTCATGGACGGCGACTTTTCCCACCCGCCGCAAACGATCTCCCACATGCTTGAGGAGCTCCAGGACCCGAAATGCGATATCGTGGTCGCGTCAAGGTACGTCAAGGGAGGCTCAGTGATAGGATGGCCTTTCAAGCGCAGACTCATGAGCAAGAGCGCGACAAAGATCGCGCAGGTGGGCCTTGGCATCGAAGTGAAGGATCCAATGTCAGGGTTCTTTGCTTTCAGGCGGCGCATCATAGAAGGAGTCAAGTTTGACGCGATAGGCTACAAAATGCTGCTTGAAATTCTGGTCAAGGCAAAGGGCGCCCGCGTCAAGGAAGTGCCTTATACTTTTACCAACAGGCGCGCCGGCGCCAGCAAGCTCGACTCGTCTGTCATGTTTGACTACCTGCGGGCGGTGTGGAGGCTGTACCGCTATGGCAAGTCGCTGCGGGAAAAGGAAAGACGCGCTTCGGTCCGCTTTCTTTCAAAAGCGGCAAGGTTTTACACGATCGGAGCGACTGGGCTGCTTGTCAATTATGCTGCCACTACCCTGTTTGTCGGACTGCTGCCGGGCATCTGGATCCTGTATGCAGCAGTGGCTGGAATAGTATTTTCGATAACTTCAAACTTTTTCCTCAACAAGCTGTGGACATTTGAAGATAGGGACTTTACGGCAAACACGACACTGGTGCAATACGGCCTGTTTGCAGGCTTTAGCTCACCGGGTGCCGCCATACAGCTATCGATGCTATACATGCTGCATGGGAGCCAGCAGGTAAGCTACCCTGTCGCGCTGGTCCTTGCAGTGATGGTTGCAGCCGTTGGAAACTTTTTGTTCAACAAAAAGTGGACCTTCAAGGAGAAAATATGGAGCTAAATTGGCGACCGCGACGATACTATCACGGATTTGATAAATTTACATCAAA
Coding sequences within it:
- a CDS encoding glycosyltransferase — its product is MSAPAQEELLKAGKVPLSIVLPTYNESQNIAKMLDSIAEALPADTAAEIIVVDDNSPDGTGDIAAQHAKNISNKKVRIEVIRRPGKMGLSSAILAGVQSAAGEIVVVMDGDFSHPPQTISHMLEELQDPKCDIVVASRYVKGGSVIGWPFKRRLMSKSATKIAQVGLGIEVKDPMSGFFAFRRRIIEGVKFDAIGYKMLLEILVKAKGARVKEVPYTFTNRRAGASKLDSSVMFDYLRAVWRLYRYGKSLREKERRASVRFLSKAARFYTIGATGLLVNYAATTLFVGLLPGIWILYAAVAGIVFSITSNFFLNKLWTFEDRDFTANTTLVQYGLFAGFSSPGAAIQLSMLYMLHGSQQVSYPVALVLAVMVAAVGNFLFNKKWTFKEKIWS